The following proteins come from a genomic window of Gottfriedia acidiceleris:
- the rplM gene encoding 50S ribosomal protein L13 encodes MRTTYMAKASEVERKWFVVDAEGKTLGRLATEVATLLRGKHKPTFTPHVDTGDNVIIINAEKVELTGNKLNDKIYYRHTMYAGGLKERTALEMRTNYPVKMLELAVKGMLPKGRLGRAQIKKLHVYAGNEHPHQAQKPEVYELRG; translated from the coding sequence ATGCGCACAACTTATATGGCAAAAGCTAGCGAAGTTGAACGTAAGTGGTTCGTTGTAGACGCTGAAGGAAAAACTTTAGGTCGTCTTGCAACTGAAGTAGCTACTTTACTTCGCGGTAAGCACAAACCAACTTTCACACCACACGTTGATACAGGTGATAACGTAATCATCATCAATGCTGAGAAAGTTGAATTAACAGGAAACAAATTAAACGATAAAATTTACTACCGTCATACAATGTATGCTGGTGGTTTAAAAGAGCGTACAGCTTTAGAAATGCGTACTAACTACCCAGTTAAAATGCTTGAGTTAGCTGTTAAAGGTATGCTTCCAAAAGGACGTCTTGGACGTGCTCAAATTAAAAAGTTACACGTGTATGCTGGTAACGAGCATCCACACCAAGCACAAAAACCAGAAGTTTACGAACTTCGCGGATAA
- the rpsI gene encoding 30S ribosomal protein S9: MAQVQYYGTGRRKSSVARVRLVPGEGRVIINGRDFEDYIPFAALREVVKQPLVATETLGSYDILVNVNGGGYTGQAGAIRHGISRALLQVDPEYRGTLKRAGLLTRDARMKERKKYGLKGARRAPQFSKR; the protein is encoded by the coding sequence ATGGCACAAGTACAATACTATGGCACAGGACGTCGTAAAAGCTCAGTAGCTCGTGTACGTTTAGTTCCTGGCGAAGGACGCGTTATCATTAACGGTCGTGATTTTGAAGATTACATCCCATTCGCTGCATTAAGAGAAGTTGTTAAACAACCACTTGTTGCAACTGAAACATTAGGTAGCTATGATATTTTAGTAAACGTTAACGGTGGTGGATACACTGGTCAAGCTGGTGCAATTCGTCACGGTATCTCAAGAGCATTATTACAAGTTGATCCTGAATACCGCGGAACTTTAAAACGCGCTGGATTATTAACTCGTGATGCACGTATGAAAGAGCGTAAAAAATACGGTCTTAAAGGTGCACGTAGAGCTCCTCAGTTCTCAAAACGTTAA
- a CDS encoding cation:dicarboxylate symporter family transporter, with translation MKKFGLATQIFVALILGIVVGALVYGNEKAISYIQPIGDIFIHLIKMIVMPIVISALVVAVAGVGDIKKLGKLGGKTLLYFEIITTIALGIGMIAANLFHPGKGVDMTHLQKGDISAYEQTATATQQSGFAETIVHIFPKNVFESMAQGDLLPIIFFSVLFGLGVAAIGDKGKPVLGFFEGILEAMFWVTNQVMKTAPFGVFALIAVTVAKFGVSTLLPLGKLVLAVYITVAFFAIVILGINAKMTGTNIFTLMKILKEELILSFTTASSEAVLPNIMKKMEDMGCPKAIVSFVIPTGYSFNLTGSAIYQALAALFVAQMYNIHMSFMEQVTLLFVLMLTSKGMAGVPGASFVVVLATLGSMGLPLEGIALIAGIDRILDMVRSAVNVLGNSLAAITMAKWEGEYDKDKAQQYIDSIKESKVA, from the coding sequence ATGAAGAAGTTTGGATTAGCTACGCAAATCTTTGTTGCTCTTATATTAGGTATTGTTGTAGGAGCTTTAGTATACGGAAATGAAAAGGCAATATCTTATATTCAACCGATTGGTGATATCTTTATTCATTTAATTAAAATGATCGTTATGCCAATTGTAATTTCAGCTCTTGTAGTAGCTGTAGCAGGTGTTGGGGATATAAAAAAGCTAGGGAAACTTGGAGGAAAAACACTTCTTTATTTTGAAATCATTACGACGATTGCGCTTGGTATTGGAATGATTGCAGCGAATTTATTCCACCCAGGTAAAGGCGTAGATATGACTCATTTGCAAAAAGGTGATATTTCAGCATATGAACAAACAGCAACTGCAACTCAACAAAGTGGTTTTGCAGAGACAATTGTTCATATTTTCCCGAAAAATGTGTTTGAATCAATGGCACAAGGTGATTTATTGCCAATTATTTTCTTCTCTGTTCTATTTGGTTTAGGAGTAGCAGCGATTGGTGATAAAGGAAAGCCTGTTCTTGGATTTTTTGAAGGCATTTTAGAAGCGATGTTTTGGGTTACAAATCAAGTTATGAAAACTGCTCCGTTTGGGGTTTTCGCGTTAATTGCTGTAACAGTTGCAAAGTTTGGTGTAAGTACTTTATTACCACTTGGTAAACTTGTTTTAGCTGTTTATATAACTGTAGCATTTTTTGCTATTGTTATTTTAGGTATTAATGCTAAAATGACAGGGACGAATATTTTTACACTTATGAAGATTTTAAAGGAAGAGCTGATTCTTTCTTTTACAACAGCAAGTTCGGAAGCTGTACTTCCAAACATTATGAAAAAAATGGAAGACATGGGTTGTCCAAAAGCAATAGTATCTTTTGTAATACCGACAGGGTACTCGTTTAATTTAACGGGTTCAGCTATTTACCAAGCTCTTGCTGCATTATTTGTTGCTCAGATGTACAATATTCACATGTCATTTATGGAGCAGGTAACATTATTATTTGTACTAATGCTTACATCAAAAGGTATGGCTGGTGTCCCTGGTGCATCGTTCGTAGTAGTACTGGCTACACTAGGTTCAATGGGATTACCTTTAGAAGGAATCGCATTAATTGCAGGTATTGATCGTATTTTAGATATGGTTCGTTCTGCAGTAAATGTATTAGGAAACTCATTAGCAGCCATTACGATGGCGAAATGGGAAGGCGAATACGATAAAGATAAAGCGCAACAATATATTGATTCGATTAAGGAGTCAAAAGTTGCGTAA
- the aspA gene encoding aspartate ammonia-lyase, giving the protein MAAIESKPNIRIEKDFLGEKEIPADAYYGVQTLRAVENFPITGYKIHEELIKALAIVKKAAALANVETKRLYEGNGKAIAEAAQEIIEGKWHDQFIVDPIQGGAGTSMNMNANEVIANRALEILGKEKGDYFCISPNTHVNMSQSTNDAFPTAIHIATLNMLEKLLNTMNYMRDVFELKAKEFDHVIKMGRTHLQDAVPIRLGQEFEAYSRVLGRDIKRIEQSRQHLYEVNMGATAVGTGLNADPRYIELVVKQLAEISGLSLVGAEHLVDATQNTDAYTEVSAALKVCMMNMSKIANDLRLMASGPRAGLGEISLPARQPGSSIMPGKVNPVMAEVINQVAFQVIGNDHTICLASEAGQLELNVMEPVLVFNLLQSINIMNNAFRVFTDNCLKGIEANEDRMKEYVEKSVGLITAVNPHIGYEVAARIAREAILTGKPIRELCLKYDVLSEDELDLILDPFEMTHPGIAGAVLLERQ; this is encoded by the coding sequence ATGGCGGCTATTGAAAGTAAACCAAACATACGCATTGAAAAAGATTTTTTAGGGGAAAAAGAAATTCCAGCAGATGCCTACTATGGTGTCCAAACATTACGCGCAGTTGAGAATTTTCCTATTACTGGTTATAAAATTCACGAAGAGCTTATTAAAGCTTTAGCAATTGTAAAGAAGGCAGCAGCACTTGCTAACGTAGAAACAAAACGCCTTTATGAGGGAAATGGTAAAGCGATTGCAGAGGCAGCTCAAGAAATTATTGAGGGCAAATGGCACGATCAGTTCATTGTTGATCCGATTCAAGGTGGAGCAGGGACATCAATGAATATGAATGCAAATGAAGTTATTGCAAATCGTGCGCTTGAAATACTAGGTAAAGAAAAAGGCGACTATTTCTGCATTAGTCCAAATACCCATGTAAATATGTCGCAGTCTACAAATGATGCATTCCCAACTGCAATTCATATCGCGACTTTAAATATGTTAGAAAAATTATTAAACACAATGAATTATATGCGTGATGTATTTGAGTTAAAGGCAAAAGAATTTGACCATGTAATTAAAATGGGTCGTACTCACTTACAAGATGCAGTACCTATCCGTTTAGGACAAGAATTCGAAGCATATTCTCGAGTGCTTGGTCGTGATATAAAACGTATCGAACAATCTCGTCAGCACCTATATGAAGTAAATATGGGAGCTACAGCGGTTGGAACGGGTTTAAATGCAGATCCCCGCTATATTGAACTAGTTGTTAAGCAACTTGCCGAAATCAGCGGCTTATCACTTGTAGGAGCTGAGCATCTTGTTGATGCTACTCAAAACACTGATGCTTACACAGAAGTATCGGCTGCTCTAAAAGTATGTATGATGAATATGTCTAAGATTGCGAATGATTTACGTTTAATGGCTTCTGGCCCACGCGCTGGACTTGGTGAAATTTCATTACCAGCACGTCAACCTGGTTCATCTATTATGCCTGGTAAAGTAAATCCTGTAATGGCAGAAGTAATTAACCAAGTGGCATTCCAAGTAATCGGTAATGATCATACAATCTGTTTAGCGTCTGAAGCAGGACAATTAGAATTAAACGTTATGGAGCCTGTTTTAGTATTTAATTTACTTCAATCAATTAACATCATGAATAATGCATTCCGTGTATTCACAGATAATTGTTTAAAAGGAATTGAAGCTAATGAAGACAGAATGAAGGAATATGTAGAAAAGAGCGTTGGTCTAATTACAGCTGTTAATCCACATATCGGTTATGAAGTTGCTGCGAGAATAGCAAGAGAAGCTATTTTAACAGGAAAGCCAATTCGTGAACTTTGCTTAAAATATGACGTATTATCTGAAGATGAGCTCGATCTTATTTTAGATCCATTTGAAATGACTCACCCTGGTATTGCTGGTGCAGTTCTTTTAGAACGTCAATAA
- a CDS encoding NAD-dependent malic enzyme — MHKFKVGSNGEVETTLRGAELLGVPMLNKGVAFTQEERKELGLTGLLPPAVLTLEEQAKRAYAQFSSQPTDLHKNVALSALHDRNETLFYRVLTDHLPEMLPVVYTPTVGLAIQRYSNEYRRPRGIYLSINEEDGIAQAFDNYGANSDEIDLIVITDGEGILGIGDWGVGGINIAIGKLAVYTAAAGIDPTRVLPVVLDVGTDREELLDNPFYVGNRHPRVRDSRYDAFIDKFVTTAVEKFPNALLHWEDFSSKNARNILDKYRHQVCTFNDDIQGTGAVSLAAVLAAVNASGIPLSEHRVVVFGAGAAGIGIADQVRDAMVREGLSFELANRRFWCIDRNGLLAEDMEGLFDFQQPYARPIEENNSGASLAEVVSQVHPTILIGTSTVAGAFTEEIVKDMAAHVERPVILPMSNPTPLAEAKPSDLIKWTEGRALVATGSPFAPVTYNKTVYVIGQSNNALIFPGLGLGTNVSRASIITDGMFAAAAEAVAEMIDVSKLGAPLLPQIENLRTISEVVAIEVAKAAVADGVARVVHDDIEQAVRNAMWEPAYRQIKAAKELVTI, encoded by the coding sequence ATGCATAAATTCAAGGTAGGTTCGAATGGAGAAGTGGAGACTACCTTGCGTGGTGCCGAATTATTAGGTGTGCCAATGCTTAATAAAGGAGTTGCATTTACTCAAGAGGAACGAAAAGAATTAGGTTTAACAGGATTATTACCGCCAGCTGTACTGACGCTTGAGGAGCAAGCTAAACGAGCTTACGCGCAATTTTCGTCACAACCGACTGATTTGCATAAAAATGTTGCATTATCAGCTTTACATGATCGTAATGAAACATTATTTTATCGAGTACTAACTGATCACTTACCTGAAATGCTTCCGGTTGTTTATACACCTACAGTTGGGTTAGCAATTCAACGTTATAGCAATGAATATAGAAGACCTCGTGGTATATATCTTTCAATTAATGAAGAAGATGGTATTGCGCAAGCATTTGATAATTATGGCGCAAATTCAGATGAAATTGATTTAATCGTTATTACTGACGGTGAAGGAATATTAGGAATTGGTGACTGGGGAGTTGGCGGTATTAATATCGCAATTGGTAAATTAGCTGTATATACAGCTGCGGCAGGTATTGATCCAACACGAGTATTGCCAGTCGTTTTAGATGTTGGTACTGATCGCGAAGAGCTACTAGATAATCCATTTTATGTTGGAAACCGTCATCCTCGCGTTCGCGATAGTCGATATGATGCGTTCATTGATAAGTTTGTAACAACTGCTGTAGAAAAATTCCCAAATGCATTACTTCATTGGGAGGATTTTAGCTCTAAAAATGCACGAAACATATTAGATAAGTATCGTCACCAAGTTTGTACTTTCAATGATGATATTCAAGGCACAGGAGCTGTGTCACTTGCAGCTGTGCTAGCAGCAGTGAATGCATCTGGTATTCCGCTTAGTGAACATCGTGTAGTTGTATTTGGTGCAGGAGCGGCTGGTATTGGAATCGCAGATCAAGTACGTGATGCAATGGTACGTGAAGGCCTTTCATTCGAATTAGCAAACCGCAGATTCTGGTGTATTGACCGAAATGGATTGCTTGCAGAGGATATGGAAGGGTTGTTCGACTTCCAACAACCGTATGCACGCCCAATCGAGGAAAATAACTCAGGTGCAAGCTTAGCTGAAGTTGTAAGCCAAGTTCATCCTACAATCTTAATCGGTACTTCAACTGTTGCCGGCGCTTTCACAGAAGAGATTGTAAAAGATATGGCAGCACATGTTGAACGACCTGTAATTTTACCGATGTCCAATCCTACACCACTTGCAGAAGCAAAACCTTCTGATTTAATCAAGTGGACTGAAGGAAGAGCATTAGTAGCAACAGGAAGTCCTTTTGCTCCAGTAACATATAACAAAACGGTTTATGTAATTGGTCAATCAAATAACGCGCTTATTTTCCCAGGCTTAGGACTTGGAACAAATGTTTCACGTGCTAGTATTATTACTGATGGAATGTTTGCAGCGGCTGCAGAAGCTGTAGCGGAAATGATTGATGTAAGTAAATTAGGTGCACCTTTACTTCCTCAAATCGAGAATCTACGTACTATTTCTGAAGTAGTTGCGATTGAAGTAGCAAAAGCAGCAGTTGCAGATGGAGTAGCTCGAGTTGTACACGACGATATTGAGCAAGCAGTACGAAACGCAATGTGGGAGCCTGCTTATCGTCAAATTAAAGCTGCAAAAGAATTAGTCACTATATAA